The Spinacia oleracea cultivar Varoflay chromosome 2, BTI_SOV_V1, whole genome shotgun sequence DNA segment caattACAAATCCTAGTTTAATGAAAGCAATTCCAAACCAACAAATTACCTTACAAAAGAGGAAATCAAAGAAATCTGGATAAAGGTGGTCTCTCGCAAAATATTTTGTAAATCGAATTTCTTCTtgcaagattttttttaaaaggtgatTTCTCGCAAAATATCtattttaaaaggtggtttctaACGCAGTTTTAtatgaaaggaaaaaaaaattaacgcagtttttttaggaaaatttttggtgaaataattttgcaccaggaaatgacatgtgtcatttctAGTGTTCGTTTTAGAATAAAGTTATAGATTTATTTGGATCTCTCTATTAATTATATatcaattttatttcatttctttttatGTATAATTCTTGTAAAATTTTCGTACCTGTCATTTACCTAtataaactagtttttgggcccgttCTGGTTATATGTTGGTCGGGTAATGGAATTTAGAAATTATGTTGTTCTTAAGTATGTGTTAGAaggtgtttaaaccaaatgataataattaaaactttaACCTATGAAGTCTTGTCTTTTTAATCATTACATTTTTCTGCTCATGTTCATCTTCCATGAAAAAAAAGATCTACTTTAAATCACTTATTACCACCAATAACATATCATTTGTACAAAGACCAAGCAAATTTGCAACTGTTATAGTTTACGACTATACTCATGTTAACAAAGTCTAACTATTGAACTATACTGACAAAACTTTTCTTATAGAAGAACTAAAACTAATTGTAAGTTCCCCtaacaacaaaaatatacaaattaaACCCACCTAAAAGTCTCAAAATGTCGATGACGATTTACCCACCTTTAATCATTTGCATGGAAACCATACATTATAAGATTATCCTTCTCTGCGAAAAtgaattgcaactaattaagcaagaaaaataaacaacatACTTCCAATGTGCTTAAGAAAAATCAATAACAACATGCTTAGGGAGAGATAGAAAGGGCAAAGGGGGGAGGTGGTATTACAGCTTGAATTGTATGCATGAAATTAAACAATAGAAATGTTGAATTAAAGCACCCTATAATCTCCTACCGTTTCAAAACGAAAGTCAAAAAGTCTATTAGTgaggttaaattttgaattaatgctACATGAGAACGGGAGAAGATTTGaggattgaattaaattgacattgaaaataattaagcttGGAGAGTTAATTGGAAGGTGAAGAATGGGGAAGATGAAGTAGGGGACGGTAGTTTAGGCATAATCAAGTTGAGTATCCATCCTAATTTTGGGTAATCCCTCCGTCCCGTTTTTGTAGTCCTGATTCTATTttaagcgtcccaaaattataatcATGTTTCTATTTCTGTCCATTAAGTTTTCCActttcccatgtactatattaataaaaaaatgcaCTGAAAACCCATCACAACTtctccatgtactatattcctttttccatgtattatatttcactttctcgtacaaatcaattatcaatgtactatattctaaATTTTCGTGTACTATAttacacttttcttaaaacccgtgtttttagtcaaacaaTACTATAAATATGGGATGGATGCAGTACAATTCTAGTAAATTAAAGAGACGGGGATTAGTAGTATactatgtactccctccgtcccagattagttgttacactttcctttttcgtctgtcacagattagttgttacacttctaaattaggaatgaccccacacttattatattgtctctctcttcccactaatttttttttgtccccacaccctctctcattcaaataaaaaaataccccactaactcctatcacatctactttttcaataaaataacaattgataagcaaacaaccacttatcacctaaaattttgtgcaaagttaagtgtaacaactgatttgggacggagggagtaataactaataacaatAAAGTAGAATAATGAATgaccattatttttttatactccgtaacaaaaagtaaatagaaagaTAAATAAGTGAGACACGTGTCATCAAAATAGTATTGCTTATGTGTTAGTGAAATGGTAATAATtatgctttttaaatactaggtattgatatGTGAAGGTGAAATTGATTATTGTCATATATTTGGATGTCAACATTATTTTGCcaaaattatatttattaggtaAATGAAGAAGTCAAAGATTACAATTCATTTAACTCATGTCTTCAAGTTAATTCTATGGTTGTTTTatttcattctttttatttgaCTATATGTTATGTTGGTAACTTCCATAATCATTCTATGGATTTCATTTAAAgaaatttaagaaaaaaatagaagaacatatggaaaaaaagaaaaaaaatatattttggcGGGAAAGTATTTCACCACGAAATACGTGTCATTCTTTGTATCTGTTTTAGTATCTATTTCCTTGAGTTCAATCAAAGAAGGCGAAATGTATTTGCCCTCTTTGATTttgatcaaagagggcgaaattAAAGAGTTGCCTTGAAAAGCTAATAGGATGAATCTAACAGGGCGAGTTAAGGGTGATTTTTATGTCGCTCTTAAAGGCTACGAGGGTGAtatttttcgccctctttgatcatgtttgttgtagtgatatatagatagatagattttaatttatttttctttgtgtCTGAAACTTATGTTATCCATCTTAGCTACACAAGTCTACACTTAAGTCATTATCAAACATTTTACGGCTGATGGGTCTCACGCTTTATAATCTCCGAGTTAAAAGATGAGTTTACACCCACTGTACCAACTTGTGTTGTAATCCCACAACTACTCCGTATGGTTGTGCAGTGCATAACTGCATACCCTCCCATGCTCTAAGTCTTttataaatactccgtatttaacACTTAAACTTGATATGATGACAGTCAGATATGCCCCTCCTTTCCTTTATCTAATTTAAGGTTCAGGCGGAGCTGTTCCCTGTTGGaccaataataaaatatacatgtAATCATATCTGAAATTAACTTAAAGTCAGATGCATGAACTAATATCTGGAGTTTGGAACATCATCACCTGACTCAATCAATTTACATTTTATTTTTGCAGTCACAAATCATACTTACTCGATATGGAATTGTTTAAAAAAAGTCTACAACATAATTTATTTGGATTTCTGATGAGAATTTCAGGTTAAAGAAAAAGTCTATGCTCAAGTTGTAAATGTTTTTTGTTGCGTTTTTTTCACCGAGTCAATATGAACTTGTTTGAAATTATATTCGGACTGATTAAATTTGATTTATCTTATAGAACCTAATTGGAATGGATCTATGAGGTTGTTGTTGGTTCGGATAAAGTTTAGTTTCCGAACTCATGGTTGGTTTTAGGGTGTCCTATGTGGGTTGTCCTAATTTGGAAGATTGAAATAGGAATGTGGGGATTAGGTACTAAGTTTGTGGAGGTGATGTGAGTTAATGTCATTTCCTCGTTTGGGCATTCGTGTTCTTCTGGTAGTCGAGTGTCCTTGTGTGGTGTTAGCATTGTTGGAGGTTCTGTGTTGGATGCTGAGTTGAGGAAAGGAGATTGGTGTGGGAGGGGGTTTGAGTTTACTTGGTTCTTGGTTGTCAGGTTGTCTAtgagattaatgaaagttaaTTCTCATTTTAGGTTAGCGACAATTGAGTTTGTCGCTTtcaaaaacttgtattttagcGCTGCTCCCCATTTTAAGGGGGCTCATAGCATGCCTTTCGAGTCACTTGTAGTGACTCTTGCCGCTTGTGAGCAAATCACAAGTTCTTTGCACCACCGGTCCAATGACATTACTACTCTTCTACTTCTTTCCTTGGGTTTAAAGTGTATCAGGTTTTTAAAGGAATCTCCAGGTTATGGTCCCTATCTCCTAGTCTTCTACAAGAAAATCAACATGAAAGGCTTTGGCATGCTACTTGATCTATGGCGATGTAAACAAAGTTAAGTCAACAACCAGATGGCCAACGGTGAAGATCTTGCTATCTGCTTAACGTTATGTAGTTTGCTTTTAGTGTGTTATGTAACTCGTTGTAATTTGTGAACCTTTTTATTTATGCAAAATTAAGCCtatgtccaaaaaaaaaaattaattggaATGGATCAAATTTGATTGCAAGAGTGTATGTATAAGAATAAATATtatcatgtgagatcttgttagactAATTCGTATCATTATGTACACTACAAGCAAAAGTTCTATTTAGGGGTGTTTGGTTCGCAAACTGGTATGGCGTTGGAATCAGGAATGATGTGAAGTTGGTATGAGTCTGGAACTTGATTCTTAATACCATGTGTTTAATTGGTTCGACTTGAGAATGcgttttttccttttgtttcatACCTAGGGTAAAAGTATGAGCCATATCCACCTCCCCCTAGGTTTCTAAACCCAATACCTTGGGGTATGAGGTATGGGTTTACATCTCTTAAAATTTTCAACCAAACACATGGTATGGTTTAGACCATTCTAAAACCATACCTCATATAACTAAAATCCgcgaaccaaacacccccttaaTTATGGAGGGAAAATCTCGTTGATCCGTCACAAAAGACTAATTATGACGGGATTACTCGTCAACCCAGTAGTGAATTGAAAGGGGGCCGTCGTAATTGACTACCCCATCATGATCATGTCGCAAAATACTTATTTTCTCAAAAAATCAATTTATTTGAACTTTACCAAAACACAATTGGGCAAGTGAATAGAATGTACTCAAGAAAACAGAGGGAGTTCGACTCATAAGGTTGGTGAATATAGCCACAACGATAATATTAGGATTGcaataatttcatttttttggGTACGAATAAACATGAGACCTAGTATACATAAATACtcggtcttaaccactaggtcaGGACTTCACGGATAGTTCTACAATAATGTTTGGTGCGTACATTAACACATGCATCGATCACTCGTGTGATTGTATGTTCCTTATTTCGTCCTCACATAGCTTTATTTCctcaattataaaaataaaacaaaacaagTACATCAAAATTCATGATTATTAACAAATACATAATTGATGGAAAGTACAACCTGAAATAAAAGttatctcttttgttttttaaaattttttggaCAGCAAGAACGTGAAATCATTTATTATTTGAAAGATAAACAAAGCAATGGGATTTAATTTACAgtaccaaaaataaagaaaatagtgAAATATTATTACAGGCAAGAATGGCCGACCTTCCCTTTCTTCATGGGTCCTTGATGATTGACGCACGACATTTCTTTGTCTAAATACATGGTACCATTTCATTTCATACGTGCTATTTAATTTCATTGAATTGGTGACATCATTTTAATTCCTTTGGCCTGGAAGCAAGCAACTACTCCCtccctttctttttgttttttaagtttgacttttgcacgtttattaacgacttATTAATGTATattaagattcctctattttttttaatataatgttttcacttattAATGTACATTAAGATTCCTCTAttaattacgtttatttataatgttttcacttttattaaaattctaatattggaaaaatgagaaaatttaatgtcccaatagaaAAGTATGAGAGATTAAATCGcccaataaatttaattgtttaaaatAATCACGTGACACAAATtatgatagaatattaaaacatttaagtgataatataaaagaacaaatgtaaataacaggaaaaaaaaaatcctgaGGGAGTATTTGTTTCTTGTCCTCATCCAACTTATAATAACTAATCTACATAGGCGTATATACTACAACTCGGTTGTAAAttacaattatctactttaccCATCATCGGTGTGATCAGATAATGTACTTTTTAGAGTGTGTTCTCTTCATCCTTAAAAAAATTAAGTTTCAAGTCTAGTAATTAGTTCAGGTAAGTTGTAATAGTGTCTTATAAGAGCAATAAATATATTTCAAACAGGTCCTATGGTTTTACTTTCACAAGTCTACTCTCTAGTCATCATGTCTAACAAGTTTTCAATGAGATAAGTATATGGAATTGAATTAATGAGTTGAATGTCGAAGCAAACTAGGTACTCCGTACAAGTTAAGAATCGTGTTGGTGTACAATGTCCAAGATCAACAGCCAATCTCATTACTTCAAATGTATTCAGATGCATCAGCTCAATACAGAAGAAGCCACCAAGCATGCTGACAAGACTCACTATCTTCTAGAAGCTATTACATCAGCAGCATGACATCAGCTCTAACTACTTATCCTACATTCTAGGGATTCTGTTAGAAGTCAGTTAGCTGCTCTCATTTGTAATAATATTACACTGACAATTGTAGTTGTTGAGTTGTATGTTTGTGGCTCTCTCATTGGTTGGAACACATCACCAATCATGTAGTATTTATAGTTCTCTCAGCTGTTGCATTTCATTCATTCGATTGAATtcagaaataaataaaattctctCTAAATCTCTTTGATCTTCTTCTCTCTTAATGCTTATTATTAATCAGTTTTAAGCAAGAAACTCAACCTAAAGGGTGAGTttcaacatggtatcagagcagttgATCAATTGATCCTGCGTTTTTCCTCTTCTTCTCGTTAAATTTTTGATCAAATCTTCAAAGAAACTGTGATTTTTGAGTGACAAAATGCCTACAGAACAGCAAGATCCATCACAGAATCCTAATTCTGCCTATTATCTTAGTAACAGTAATTTGAATGCCACTAAATCAGCGAGAATTGAGTTTGAAGGTGAAGGAAAAAGTTTCAGTGATTGGAAAAGATCAATGATGATAGCATTGTCTGCTAGAAACAAGCTTTGCTTTGTAGATGGCAGCCTAAGTCAACCAGCAGTAAATTCTGCAAACTATAGAATGTGGATCAGATGcaatgatttggtcatttcatGGATGTTGGCTTCTCTTGAACCTTCGATTGCAAGAAGTGTTCTATATCTTAAAACAGCAAGAGCAATTTGGCTTGAATTGGAAGAAAGATATTGCAGAGAATCTGGACCTCAACTATTTTCTATTCAACAGCAACTAAGTGAATTAACACAAGGTGATGATGAAGCTGTTGCTAGTTTTTTTACCAAGATCAAACTTCTGTGGGATCAGCTTGATGGATTGGAACCTTTACCTATCTGTGTTTGCACTGGTTGTAGTTGTACACTCACTCAGAAATTGTTAAAAACACAGCAGAATCAAAGATTGATTTAGTTTCTGATGAAACTAAATCAGAAATATGAGCATCCTAAAAGTAGTATTTTAATGATGAATCCCTTGCCTACAATTTCAAAAGCCTATGGTCTTCTACTACAGGAAGAACAACAAAAGGAAGTGCATAATCATAGATTTCAAGTGCACTCAGAATCCACAACATTCAATGCCAGAAGGTTTGACAATAAGCCTTACAAGAATCAGTATAATGTTAGTTCTAACTCTCAAAGTGCAGGATCTGGAAGTCAGTATAGGAACTTTAACAATAACAACACTAGAAACAACCTGTTTTGTGATCACTGTAAGATGAGAAACCACACAAGTGATAAGTGCTGGAAAATTCATGGTTATCCAAAAGATTTCAAGAGCAGAGGAAAGagaatagcagcagcagctcaATTAGATGAGTTCACCTCTAAAGAAACTCCAGAAGAAGCAGGTGCAGGAATGATTCATGCTACCTTTACAGAAGAGCAATATTCTCAATTGATGAAATGTCTACACAGTCAGCAAGTTGCTAATCAAGTTGAGAATACTGGCTCTCACTCACTTAGATTAGCAACTAGTTCTCAATCTAGAGGTACATTCTTTCTTTTGTCTAAATTCAAAAGAAAGTGGATCTTAGAAAGTGGTGCAAGTGATCACATGTGTTCAGACTTATCTCTTTTTACTGCATTTGAACCTGTACATGATGGCCAGCACACTAGTACTATACCTGATGGAACTGAATTAAGAGTAAAACACAAAGGATCATTACAATTGAGTCAAGGTATTATTCTCAAAGATGTTCTGCATGTTCCAAAGTTTTAGTTTAATCTGATATCCATTTCTAAACTCTGTTGTGACACTAAATGTTCAATTCATTTTACAAATGGTGAATGCTACATTCAGGACCCTTCCAAGAACAGGCATATTCTGCTTGGTAAGTTGGAGAAAGGTTTATATAGCTTAAATGAAGATCTTCTGGCACCAGATAAGATTCCAGTTTCAAATAAGTGTGCTCTTTCTTCTACCAAGACAGCAGCAATACAAGAAGCAAAGTTGTGGCATCTCAGACTTGGACACATGTCTTTTGGGAAAATAAAAGGTCTCAAAGGTGTTGATGTACATGGTTGTTTAGCTGAATCATTTTGTCAAATTTGTCCACTAGCCAAACAGACTAGATTTCCTTTTTCATCTAGTTGTATCAAGACTACTGCACCATTTGAACTAATACATATTGATGTATGGGGCCCATATTCTGTTTTAGATTCTTCTAGATGTAATTAGTTCCTTacaattgttgatgattacactAGGATGACTTGGACACACCTTATGAGAAATAAAACAGACTCAGTTCAGATTATGACACAATTTTTGCTTTATGTTGAGAATCAATTTAGATTAACCGTGAAACAAGTAAGACATGATAATGCTCCTGATCTCACTGAGAGAGGAATGAAAGAGTTGTTTCTTGCTAAAGGTATTTTGGGACAGACCAGTTGCAGCCACACACCTCAGCAAAATGGTGTTGtggaaagaaaacacaaacatcTCCTTGAGACAGCTAGGGCTTTGTCTTTCCAATCCAAACTTCCTGATAAGTATTGGAGTGCATGTGTACTCACTGCAACCTACTTAATAAACAGAATTCCTTTAAAGAGCATCAATTTTTCCACTCCCTATGAAAAATTGTTCAAAGCCAAACCTAATCTTTCTCATTTGAGGTTTTTTGGCTGCCTATGCTACATCACTACTTCCAAAGTTTAGAGGTCAAAGTTTGACCCAAGAGCAACTCCATGTGCTTTCATTGGATATCCTTCCACCCAAAAGGCTTACAAGGTTTTAAATCTATCAACTAATAAAGTTGTTAAATCCAGAGATGTCCTCTTTCATGAACATCACTTTCCTTTTCATTATTCTTCTACTCCCAACACATACTACTCAACCAAATTTTTCTTACCACTTGTAACTCCTTTTTCAGATTCTTTCTCAGTATCACCACAACAGAACCAACAATTTCACATTTCTGAACCTGACACCACTCATAACTCTCCTACTGACAACAACAATACTTCTGACAGTGTTTTAGAAGAGCAAACACATTCCAATTCTCCTCCAGGATCTCCTGTTGTTTCTACTGACATCAGTGAATCTTTTTCCCCTCCTGAACAACCTTGCAGAAAGTCCACAAGAATTTCTAAACCTCCATCACACCTTAAGGATTTTGTTTTCTCTAAATCTGTCAAACACTGGTTTAATCTTGTTGCCTCTTATACTCTTCCTGAAGAACATAGAGTTTTGATTGTTTCTCATTATAGTCACATTGAACCTACTTCCTATAGGGAAGTTGCTACTGATGATAAATGGATGGATTCTATGGAAAAGGAAATTACTGCCTTAAACAACAATCATACTTGGGATTTTTCTCTTTTACCCAAGGGCAAGAAAGCCATTGGCTGTAAATGGGTATACAGAATAAAGAAGAATGCAGATGGCTCTGTTGAAAGGTACAAGGCCAGATTGGCTGCCAAAGGCTTTACACAAAAATATGGTATTGATTACCATGAAACTTTCTCACCAGTGGTAAAGATGTCTACTGTGAGATGTTTAATCTCTCTTGCTGCTAGTAAAGGATGGAAACTGTTTCAATTAGACATTAACAATGCCTTTCTTCATGGAAATCTTGATGAAGAACTTTACATGAAGGTTCCTGAAGGTTTTCATGCTCCTGCAGGTCATGTTTGTAAGCTCACCAAGTCACTCTATGGCCTTAAACAAGCTTGATCTAGACAATGGTTTGCTAGACTGCTTGATGAGTTAAAATCTCAAGGTTACAAACAATCCAAGAATGATTACTCCCTATTCATTAAACGTCACTCTTCTCAAATCAATATTGTGGCAGTTTATGTGGATGACATTATTGTCACAGGATCTGATGAAGCTGAAATTTCTTCCTTAAAGGCACATCTTCACTAAACTTTTAGCATCAAAGATTTGGGTTTGCTCAATTACTTTATGGGAATTGAAATCAGTCACACTTCTGCTGGTTATATTCTTACTCAAAGAAAATACACCAAGGAAATGTTATCTGACTGTGAGCTTGACATCTCTAAACCTGCAGTTACTCCTTTTCCTCTAAACCTAAAGTTTACACCAGAAGGAGAGGATTGCCCTAATGTTGATCTGTATAGGTGTTATGTTGGTAAACTTAACTTCCTTACACACACAAGACCTGATCTTGCTTTTGCTGTACAATCCCTCAGTCAATTCATGCATTCTCCCAAGCATCCTCATGTTCAAGCTCTCACTCACACTCGTACATATGTCAATCATACAACAGGACAAGGGATCCTTCTAAAGGCAACAGATCAGCTCACTCTTCAAGCCTTCTCTGACTCTGATTGGGCAGCTTGTTCCTCCACCAGAAGATCAGTCACAGGCTACATTCTTCTTCTTGGTAATTCACCAATTAGCTGGAGCTCATCTGAAGCAGAATATAGGGCAATATCTCAAGCTGCCAGTGAGGTTTCATGGATTGTTAGATTATTAGAAGAATTGGGCATTACAAATTTGAATCCTGTCCAGTTGAACTGTGATAATCAATCTGCTCTTGATATTGCAAAGAATCCCATAtttcatgaaagaacaaaacacattGAAGTGGATTGTCACTTTACTAGGGATAAAGTTCTTGCAGGCCTTCTACAACTTATTTATCTTCCTACTCAGCATCAGTTAGCTGACATTTTCACCAAGATTCTTCTTGGTTGTCAACACAGGGTTCTATCTTCCAAACTTGGCATGGTTCATACCTTTCCCACACCAAGTTTGAAGGGGGGTGTTGGTGTATAATGTCCAAGATCAACAACCAATCTCATTACTTCGAATGTATTCAGATGCATCAGCTCAATACAGAAGAAGCCACCAAGCATGCTGACAAGACTAACTATCTTCTAGAAGCTATGACATCAGCAACATGACATCAACTCTAACTACTTATCCTACATTCTAGGGATTCTGTTAGAAGTCAGTTAGGTGCTCTCATTTGTAATAATATTACACTGACAATTGTAGTTGCTGAGCTGTATGTTTGTGGCTCTCTCATTGGTTGGAACACATCACCAATCATGTAGTATTTATAGTTCTCTCAGCTGTTGCATTTCATTCATTCGATTGAATtcagaaataaataaaattctctCTAAATCTCTTTGATCTTCTTCTCTCTTAATGCTTACTGTTAATCAGTTTTAAGCAAGAAACTCAACCTAAAGGGTGAGTTTCAACAAATCGCGAATAGGTTTTCGATTCAAGCCAAAGATTTTGATTGAAACATATCCAATCGAACCCTTCTCAAGCGGACTCGGGTAAACTTCGACCCTGAACTCGTGATAGACTAGCTCGATTTACGTTTCTTAGTTGTACTGTACTTGGTACATGCCAGCTCGTATACTATAGAtacctactccctccgtcccaaaattattgtcctgtttgactaaaaacacggattttaagaaaagtggaatatagtgtatgagaaattgaaataaataatacatTGATGTTGatcacactacaagaatttgtatctttaacgaccacctaattacgacgggtcaaaaattccgtcggaAAAGGCTTTttcgacggggctaacaaccaaacaatgacgggaataaccgtcgcaaatgtcttttacgacgggtttacgacgaatttatgacgggattttctattaacgacggctcccttttatgacgggttcgcgacaggaaatcccgtcgttaatcaacgattattggcctttcgtgACGGGATTtaccgtcgttaatagtacaatttcttgtagtgtgaaAAAGTAGAACGTAGTACATGTAaaaaggaataaagtacataGGGAAGTGAAAATAGTACctataaaaaagaataaagtacattttctttttgctttgtgGTCCCAAATGAGGGTAAAATGAGAAATATTTCATGTTCAAATAAAGAAATGAGAAATATTTCAGCTCGTAAACTGTAGTACCTACTAATTATCTAGTTGGCAAATGGAACCTTCCCATAACTAATTACTAATTCAGGGAGAACAATTTGAATGTGAATATAGGTGACCTAAAGTGTAAATATTTTACCtgtctcacgtgcaagtcacaTATACGTTGACGTTGTTTTAATATTTCAACGCATCGACCACCAAAATCAACAGCATAGGTCTACGGAACTAACACTAATTAATTACTCCATAATTAACAACTTCATTACTTTAATTTAAAGCGTATTAATCAATCTATGTCTCTCTGTATTATTATTGAGATCTACAAGATACCGTTTTCCGTTTATGTCGCATCTTCTTCACTTCTTCATGTGAACTATGTTATGGTACGtactattattatttattttcaaatttcatgtCCTAATTAGGAAATTCTTTTTAACAACATAAACTACTACTCATTAACCATAAGATTCGGGTTGTTTCACATTATTTTGTCCAaacaatttttgatttttttcaaaTGCAGTAAGTGGTGGATTTTGAACATGTACAGTTTTACGAAGGGGGCCAGTAGAAAAGTTAAACAATATAGTACTCCATCATTTCTCCAATATTAGTCTTAtttggacactattcacaattgaagaaAATCTTTTAACATATTTCCAATAGGTATGTCAACatatattcatgtgagatcttgttttaTTCATCTTAGTGTGTAGTTTCACaacatcaaaattttataatttttaacatACAAATTTGaagatattatgtttaaatattgagttgaaacgatTGAAAAAGTAATAAAATGACTTATATTTAAGAACGGAGTGAGTATGTAATTTTATACAATTATATTTAGATTTTAGGGCGGCACAAAACTAAAATACACTATATAATTTTTCAACCGAGAAATTGCACAGACCCTTGCCATAAAGAAGAACCGCCACTGAATATAGCAAGACTCACTTGTAAGTATTTTCACCATAGCATGCATATATAACTGATTTTATATGGTTATACTCATTCCATTCTAA contains these protein-coding regions:
- the LOC110791794 gene encoding uncharacterized protein, whose amino-acid sequence is MPTEQQDPSQNPNSAYYLSNSNLNATKSARIEFEGEGKSFSDWKRSMMIALSARNKLCFVDGSLSQPAVNSANYRMWIRCNDLVISWMLASLEPSIARSVLYLKTARAIWLELEERYCRESGPQLFSIQQQLSELTQGDDEAVASFFTKIKLLWDQLDGLEPLPICVCTGCSCTLTQKLLKTQQNQRLI